A section of the Neofelis nebulosa isolate mNeoNeb1 chromosome 12, mNeoNeb1.pri, whole genome shotgun sequence genome encodes:
- the LOC131491565 gene encoding olfactory receptor 13D1-like: protein MDRTNWTEIEFILQGLSEYPKVEKLLFVMCLMMYLVILLGNSTLIILILLDSRLHTPMYFFLGNLSLLDICYTSSFTPSVLIHFLSQKKTISFLRCVVQMSVSYTMACTECVLLAVMAYDRYVAICNPLRYSIIMSKALCIQMAALSWGMGFLNSLIKTILAIRLPFCGKNVINHFVCEIMAFVKLACADISLNEIAIMLGNVIFLYIPLLLICISYIFILSTVLKMNSAEGRKKAFSTCSAHLTVVTMFYGTILSIYMKPKSKDSAIDKLIALFYGVVTPMLNPIIYSLRNTEVLGALRKLMSRHWFWRKG from the coding sequence atggacaggACGAACTGGACAGAGATTGAGTTCATTCTGCAGGGACTTTCTGAGTACCCCAAAGTGGAAAAACTCCTTTTCGTCATGTGCTTGATGATGTACCTGGTGATCCTGCTGGGGAACAGCACCTTGATCATACTAATTCTCCTGGATTCCCGCCTCCATacgcccatgtacttcttccttggTAATCTTTCCCTCCTAGACATTTGTTACACGTCCTCCTTTACCCCCTCAGTGTTGATTCACTTCCTATCACAGAAAAAAACCATCTCCTTCCTTAGATGTGTTGTTCAGATGTCTGTCTCCTACACTATGGCATGCACAGAATGCGTGCTCTTAGCAGTGATGGCATATGACCGTTACGTGGCCATCTGTAACCCTCTGAGATACTCCATCATCATGAGCAAGGCACTTTGTATTCAGATGGCAGCCCTCTCCTGGGGAATGGGCTTTCTCAATTCACTGATAAAAACTATACTTGCAATACGGTTGCCCTTTTGTGGAAAAAATGTCATTAACCACTTTGTTTGTGAAATAATGGCTTTTGTCAAGCTGGCTTGTGCAGATATTTCCTTGAATGAGATTGCTATAATGTTGGGCAatgtaatatttttgtatattccaTTATTGTTAATTTGCATCTCCTACATTTTCATCCTATCTACTGTACTAAAAATGAattcagcagaaggaagaaaaaaagctttttctaCCTGTTCAGCCCACTTAACAGTAGTGACCATGTTTTATGGGACAATCCTCTCCATATATATGAAGCCAAAGTCCAAAGACTCTGCTATTGACAAACTGATTGCTCTGTTCTATGGAGTAGTCACTCCCATGCTCAATCCTATCATCTATAGCCTGAGGAACACAGAGGTGCTTGGAGCTTTGAGAAAATTGATGAGTAGACACTGGTTCtggagaaaaggatga